Proteins encoded by one window of Homoserinimonas aerilata:
- a CDS encoding ABC transporter ATP-binding protein: MSDTTTAPIVVEVSNLDAGYLPGVNILNGCSLTAGQGELIGIIGPNGAGKSTLLKAIFGLVNVRGGTITLNGEDITQLPANKLVARGVGFVPQNNNVFPSLTIEENLQMGLFQKPKIYDERLEFVTSIFKELGSRLKQRAGSLSGGERQMVAMSRALMMDPHVLLLDEPSAGLSPVRQDEAFIRVSEINKAGVTTIMVEQNARRCLQICDRGYVLDQGRDAYTGTGRELLHDPKVISLYLGTLGEDAA, encoded by the coding sequence GTGAGCGACACCACAACCGCACCCATCGTCGTCGAGGTCAGCAATCTCGACGCCGGCTACCTGCCGGGCGTGAACATCCTGAACGGATGCTCTCTCACGGCCGGTCAGGGCGAACTGATCGGAATCATCGGGCCGAACGGTGCCGGCAAGTCGACACTGCTGAAGGCGATCTTCGGCCTCGTGAACGTGCGAGGCGGCACGATCACGTTGAACGGCGAGGACATCACCCAGCTTCCGGCGAACAAGCTGGTGGCGCGCGGTGTCGGCTTCGTGCCGCAGAACAACAATGTGTTCCCGAGCCTCACCATCGAGGAGAACTTGCAGATGGGGCTCTTCCAGAAGCCGAAGATCTACGATGAGCGGCTCGAGTTCGTGACGTCGATCTTCAAGGAGCTCGGCTCGCGGCTGAAGCAGCGTGCGGGTTCTCTGTCGGGCGGCGAGCGCCAGATGGTGGCGATGTCGCGTGCCCTGATGATGGATCCGCATGTGCTGCTGCTCGATGAGCCGTCTGCGGGCCTCTCACCGGTGCGTCAGGATGAGGCGTTCATCCGCGTCTCTGAGATCAACAAGGCCGGGGTGACCACCATCATGGTCGAGCAGAATGCGCGCCGCTGCCTGCAGATCTGTGACCGCGGCTACGTGCTCGACCAGGGCAGGGACGCCTACACGGGCACTGGGCGCGAGTTGCTGCACGATCCGAAGGTCATCAGCCTCTACCTCGGAACGCTCGGCGAGGACGCCGCCTGA
- a CDS encoding helix-turn-helix domain-containing protein: MYERAEELIVAGYGRRAIASELGISAYTARKWVHAYQRFGVLGLVPVTANTKYPFELKLAAVQCFLGGDSKPEILDKFQIRSPAALDRWVRTFRATGEESLKRTRGRPPASTAEETVERKVLRLEMENAALKKWQALVAEEQRRD, encoded by the coding sequence GTGTACGAGCGCGCGGAGGAGTTGATCGTCGCTGGGTATGGGAGAAGAGCGATTGCATCCGAGCTTGGGATATCGGCGTACACGGCAAGGAAGTGGGTTCACGCGTATCAACGATTCGGGGTTCTAGGGTTGGTTCCTGTGACGGCGAACACCAAGTATCCATTTGAGCTGAAGCTGGCAGCCGTGCAGTGTTTTCTTGGTGGAGATTCGAAGCCCGAAATCTTGGACAAGTTCCAAATACGGAGCCCCGCTGCTCTCGACCGATGGGTGAGGACTTTTCGTGCCACCGGCGAGGAGAGCCTCAAGAGGACCCGGGGTCGACCTCCTGCGAGTACGGCTGAGGAAACGGTCGAGCGGAAGGTGCTCCGGCTGGAGATGGAGAATGCCGCTCTAAAAAAATGGCAGGCTCTGGTGGCGGAAGAGCAACGACGCGACTGA